A region of Pyxidicoccus parkwaysis DNA encodes the following proteins:
- a CDS encoding DUF4126 domain-containing protein codes for MLSFALISQLIGLSSASGTRAGGSLLLVGLAAHFQFLTLPPEMAWMATPEALAIFITLLAFEMYTQRDGDLRMFLGTAQLALSAGSGAMVALASAGMRTGQLPPWAVGVVGAGIALATLTMRQRLARSVDQLESELFHPYRWLMRAEDCLALGLAAAALLWAPLALALVLMFTVGSVVAGVLARRLEARSRRPCPAGCGASIREEASRCPKCRADVPVAVTLDLRLGGRARDVIRQTLDSELPGLREAPERRVAGKR; via the coding sequence ATGCTCTCGTTCGCACTGATTTCCCAGCTCATCGGCCTGAGCAGCGCGTCCGGCACGCGCGCGGGCGGAAGCCTGCTGCTGGTGGGCCTGGCCGCGCACTTCCAATTCCTCACCCTGCCCCCGGAGATGGCGTGGATGGCCACGCCCGAGGCCCTGGCCATCTTCATCACCCTGCTGGCCTTCGAGATGTACACGCAGCGGGACGGTGACTTGCGCATGTTCCTGGGGACGGCGCAGCTCGCGCTGAGCGCGGGCAGCGGGGCCATGGTGGCGCTGGCGTCCGCGGGCATGCGGACGGGGCAATTGCCGCCCTGGGCCGTCGGCGTGGTGGGCGCGGGCATCGCGTTGGCGACGCTGACGATGCGGCAGAGGCTGGCGCGGAGCGTGGACCAGTTGGAGTCCGAGCTGTTCCACCCGTACCGGTGGCTCATGCGCGCGGAGGACTGCCTCGCGCTGGGGCTGGCCGCGGCGGCGCTGCTGTGGGCTCCGCTGGCGCTGGCCCTGGTGTTGATGTTCACCGTGGGGAGCGTGGTGGCGGGAGTCCTGGCGCGGCGTCTCGAGGCACGCTCGCGGCGGCCGTGTCCGGCGGGCTGTGGTGCATCCATCCGCGAGGAGGCCTCGCGCTGTCCGAAGTGCCGGGCGGATGTGCCCGTGGCGGTGACGCTGGACCTGCGGCTCGGAGGCCGTGCGAGGGATGTGATTCGCCAGACGCTGGACTCTGAGCTGCCCGGCCTCCGCGAAGCGCCCGAACGCCGCGTGGCGGGCAAGCGATAG
- a CDS encoding MYXO-CTERM sorting domain-containing protein: MPFSPQQVIQQVQLSFRPDGAGFSGGHRTYRVTHTEGQLTVSPLASRVDPAEPRRGGLTFGATQVRRGARALRLGTPHTGVASDGSLHVQRGVVEEQLRNGQDGVEQSWRFPTLPAGRGPLSVRVPVRGLAYQSATAGGLHFSDAATGAGLRYGMGTWIDATGKRTEVTPTFQDGAIVLTVPEETLKASAFPAVLDPVIGPEFGIDQPVMAVEPGDQEAPEVATDGTNFLVTWTDRRGPWSEDWATRVTPDGTVLDPSGFKLPSSSCGMGSLSYGGGYYVVACPYNMYRITPEGQVVDTTPIEFYSPNRGYPSAIAFNGTNFLITWVKPGGSGSGGLYAIMVSPAGTVVMSEKLLSQYNIVYDVDVTAVGTSFRVVYTQAGDNMLSRVVDANGNLGPIRQELYGISTGQARYPAVASNGQDYAIVYQYGDMFANTSQYIGGMLNRADGGVRSYTVSSATKQLRPDIAWLPAADSYGVVWTNTRNNSTDYTEIQSAWLKPDAGVIANGRVSPALSGHIQGHPRIAAGPNGSLVVWDRKTQAAGMDVLGRALDGTVSKALSTSFNSQTEPTIASSPDGYFVVWQDSRRHVEQLADLYGARLSPTGEVLNASGIAIATSIWDEVAPVAAWNGTDWLVAWVERGGSLPAEVRARRVSSTGQWVDTVPLTLGISSNWSQPAAASGNAGAVVTWVGNTPNGGIQATLVRGDGGVTVLGSLPTDGGANLPTVAGNATQYLVAWQDNGVLKAQRFNSQGVAQGGRFDAGTGTLASAASDGTDFLVTSAQNVVSNTADIRATRISATGQVASTSALLGKAAGYNLRSTVVWDGTNYLVGWRKYGSSLVSSALLYQAARVNRDGGVVDTTPFTLFAPELTRDEDVDDYGRLGLATMGDGTWVGVTSRLEVDAGFYAQRLRARMGDSRVALQANGAGGTSELPGDAVALHEALLEDSLAGAPMTPDETAQASDTDLLAPSSLDEGGPTEAAFAGERRAGEEGGGCSAAGGGAPWLLLAALGLTRGLRRRQEIR; this comes from the coding sequence TTGCCCTTCTCACCCCAGCAGGTGATTCAGCAGGTCCAACTCTCCTTCCGCCCCGACGGCGCAGGCTTCTCCGGCGGGCATCGCACCTATCGAGTCACACACACCGAAGGCCAGCTCACCGTCTCGCCGCTGGCATCCCGAGTCGACCCGGCGGAGCCGCGCCGCGGCGGCCTCACCTTCGGAGCCACACAGGTGAGGCGAGGTGCTCGGGCGCTCCGCCTGGGCACGCCGCACACGGGCGTAGCCTCCGACGGCTCGCTGCACGTGCAGCGTGGCGTGGTGGAGGAACAGCTCCGCAACGGGCAGGACGGTGTGGAGCAGTCGTGGCGCTTCCCCACCCTCCCCGCCGGGCGCGGCCCGTTGAGCGTGCGCGTGCCCGTGCGCGGGCTCGCGTACCAGAGCGCGACGGCGGGCGGCCTGCACTTCTCCGACGCGGCCACGGGCGCGGGACTTCGCTACGGCATGGGCACGTGGATTGATGCCACCGGCAAGCGCACCGAGGTGACGCCGACGTTCCAGGACGGCGCCATCGTCCTCACCGTCCCGGAAGAGACGCTGAAGGCCAGTGCCTTCCCGGCGGTGCTGGACCCCGTCATCGGGCCGGAGTTCGGCATCGACCAGCCCGTGATGGCCGTGGAGCCGGGCGACCAGGAGGCTCCGGAGGTCGCCACCGACGGAACGAACTTCCTGGTGACGTGGACGGACAGGCGCGGCCCGTGGTCGGAGGACTGGGCCACGCGGGTGACACCGGACGGCACCGTGCTGGACCCCAGTGGCTTCAAGCTTCCCAGCAGCTCTTGCGGCATGGGCAGCCTGAGCTACGGCGGGGGCTATTACGTCGTCGCCTGCCCGTACAACATGTACCGCATCACTCCCGAGGGGCAGGTGGTGGATACCACGCCCATCGAGTTCTACTCGCCGAACCGCGGCTATCCCTCGGCCATCGCCTTCAACGGGACGAACTTCCTCATCACCTGGGTGAAGCCGGGCGGCAGCGGTAGCGGTGGGCTCTACGCAATCATGGTCTCGCCCGCCGGCACCGTCGTGATGTCCGAGAAGCTCCTGTCGCAGTACAACATCGTCTACGACGTGGACGTCACCGCCGTCGGCACCTCGTTCCGTGTCGTCTACACGCAGGCGGGCGACAACATGCTCTCCCGGGTGGTGGATGCCAACGGCAACCTGGGCCCGATTCGGCAGGAGCTCTACGGCATCAGCACGGGCCAGGCCCGCTACCCGGCTGTCGCCAGCAACGGACAGGACTACGCCATCGTCTACCAGTATGGCGACATGTTCGCGAACACCAGCCAGTACATCGGCGGCATGCTCAACCGGGCGGATGGCGGCGTCCGCAGCTACACCGTGAGCAGCGCCACGAAGCAACTGCGCCCCGACATCGCCTGGCTGCCGGCAGCGGACTCGTACGGTGTCGTCTGGACGAACACGCGAAACAACAGCACCGACTACACCGAGATTCAGAGCGCGTGGCTGAAGCCCGACGCGGGCGTCATCGCGAATGGCCGGGTCAGCCCCGCGCTGAGCGGCCACATCCAGGGACACCCCCGCATCGCGGCGGGCCCCAACGGCAGTCTGGTGGTGTGGGACCGGAAGACGCAGGCCGCGGGAATGGACGTGCTCGGCCGGGCACTGGACGGCACGGTGTCGAAGGCGCTCAGCACCAGCTTCAACTCGCAGACCGAGCCCACCATCGCGTCGAGCCCCGACGGTTACTTCGTCGTGTGGCAGGACAGCCGGCGCCACGTGGAGCAGCTCGCGGACCTCTACGGGGCGCGGCTCAGCCCGACGGGAGAGGTGCTGAACGCGTCGGGTATCGCCATCGCCACGTCGATATGGGACGAGGTGGCACCGGTGGCGGCCTGGAATGGCACGGACTGGCTGGTGGCGTGGGTCGAGCGGGGAGGCTCGTTGCCCGCGGAGGTGCGGGCGCGGCGCGTCTCGTCCACGGGGCAGTGGGTGGACACCGTGCCGCTCACGCTGGGAATCTCGAGCAACTGGAGCCAGCCCGCGGCCGCGAGTGGCAACGCGGGCGCGGTGGTGACGTGGGTGGGCAACACCCCGAATGGTGGCATCCAGGCCACCCTGGTCCGGGGTGATGGCGGCGTGACGGTGCTGGGCTCGCTGCCCACGGATGGCGGAGCCAACCTGCCCACCGTGGCCGGCAATGCCACCCAGTACCTGGTGGCGTGGCAGGACAATGGCGTGCTCAAGGCGCAGCGGTTCAACTCGCAGGGCGTGGCACAGGGCGGCCGGTTCGATGCAGGAACGGGCACGCTGGCCTCAGCGGCCAGCGACGGCACGGACTTCCTCGTCACCTCCGCGCAGAACGTGGTGTCGAACACCGCGGACATCCGAGCGACGCGCATCTCCGCCACGGGCCAGGTCGCGAGCACGTCGGCGCTCCTGGGCAAGGCGGCGGGGTACAACCTGCGCTCGACGGTCGTCTGGGATGGGACGAACTACCTCGTCGGGTGGCGCAAGTACGGCTCGAGCCTCGTCTCCTCCGCGCTGCTCTACCAGGCGGCCCGGGTGAATCGCGATGGCGGCGTGGTCGACACGACGCCGTTCACGCTCTTCGCGCCCGAGCTGACGCGGGATGAGGACGTTGACGACTATGGAAGGCTGGGGCTGGCCACGATGGGAGACGGCACGTGGGTCGGCGTGACGTCGCGGCTGGAGGTCGATGCCGGCTTCTACGCACAGCGACTGCGGGCGCGGATGGGTGACTCGCGAGTGGCGCTCCAGGCGAATGGCGCTGGCGGCACGAGCGAGCTCCCGGGCGATGCGGTGGCGCTTCACGAAGCGCTGCTGGAGGACTCGCTCGCGGGTGCCCCAATGACGCCAGATGAGACCGCGCAAGCCTCCGACACAGACCTGCTCGCGCCTTCCTCGCTGGATGAGGGAGGCCCCACGGAAGCGGCCTTCGCTGGCGAGCGCCGTGCTGGCGAAGAGGGTGGCGGGTGCAGCGCGGCCGGTGGCGGTGCGCCGTGGCTGCTGCTCGCGGCGCTCGGCCTTACGCGGGGGCTCCGGCGGCGTCAGGAGATTCGCTGA
- a CDS encoding MYXO-CTERM sorting domain-containing protein: MPFSPQQVIQQIQLSFRPDGAGFSGGHRTYRVTHTEGQLTVSPLASRIDPAEPRRGGLTFGATQVMRGPRTLRLGSPRTGVASDGSLHMQRGLMEEQLRNGEEGVEQSWRFPTLPAGRGPLSVRVPVRGLAYQGTTAGGLHFSDASTGAGLRYGTGTWIDATGKRTQVTPTYQDGAIVLTVPEETLKASAFPAVLDPVIGPEFGIDQPVIAVEPSDQHTPEVATDGTNFLVMWLDTRSGLTEQWATRVTPDGTVLDPSGFEVPYVPNCGYNTVTFGAGNYVVACSTGMVRITPEGVVVDPQPISFHTPLSGGYASIAFNGTNFLITWLDLGGSGTGALYGMMVSPSGTVVMPQKLLSQYSNGVYEADVTAVGTSFRVVWTLAADHMYSVEVDANGNVGPRVRELYGSSSGQARFPAIASNGEDYAIVYQYGDEFGKASTSIGGSLRQADGGTSSFTVSNVAKQMRPDIAWMPRAGAYGVVWTNTRNNSTDYTEIQSAWLMPDAGVIANGRISAAVSGFMQGHARIAAGPSGSLVVWDRKLQASGIDVLGRALDGFVPVTLSTSVNSQTAPSVAAGPNGYFVVWKDSRSHAGQLSDLYGARLGPAGEVLNASGITIATTVRDDVAPVVTWNGTDWLVAWVERGGTGSVQLRARRVSATGQWVDLVPLTLGSASSGSEPAAARGNAGAVVTWAGGTQGGGIQATLVQSDGGVTALGSLPTDGGATMPTVAGNTTQYLVAWQDNGVLKAQRFNSQGVAQGARFDAGTGTLASVASDGTDFLVTSAQNVVSNTADIRATRISATGQVASSSVLVGRATTGDFRSAVVWDGTNYLAAWRSYSSNGTYGGRLYQAARVNRDGGVVDATPFTLFAAYPEQKPDVDDYSELGLASMGDGTWLGVTSRLERDAGIYAQRLRARMGDSRVALQANGTSDMAAEDTTSGLPSDAVAPGEALLEDALAGGTEEAAFAGERHPGEGGAGCSAAGGGAPWLLLAALGLTRALRRRQEIR; this comes from the coding sequence TTGCCCTTCTCACCCCAGCAGGTGATTCAGCAGATACAACTCTCCTTCCGCCCCGACGGCGCAGGCTTCTCCGGCGGGCACCGCACCTATCGAGTCACACACACCGAAGGCCAGCTCACCGTCTCGCCGCTGGCGTCCCGAATCGACCCGGCGGAGCCGCGCCGCGGTGGCCTCACCTTCGGGGCCACGCAGGTGATGCGAGGCCCCCGGACGCTCCGCCTGGGCTCACCGCGCACGGGGGTGGCGTCCGACGGCTCGCTGCACATGCAGCGCGGCCTCATGGAGGAACAACTCCGCAACGGAGAGGAAGGCGTGGAGCAGTCGTGGCGCTTCCCGACTCTCCCCGCCGGGCGCGGGCCGTTGAGCGTGCGCGTGCCCGTGCGCGGACTGGCGTACCAGGGCACGACGGCCGGCGGCCTGCACTTCTCCGACGCGTCCACGGGCGCGGGGCTCCGCTACGGCACGGGCACGTGGATTGACGCCACCGGCAAGCGTACCCAGGTGACGCCGACGTACCAGGACGGCGCCATCGTCCTCACCGTCCCGGAGGAGACGCTGAAGGCCAGTGCCTTCCCGGCGGTGTTGGACCCTGTCATCGGGCCGGAGTTCGGCATCGACCAGCCCGTCATCGCGGTGGAGCCATCAGACCAGCACACCCCGGAGGTCGCCACCGACGGGACGAACTTCCTGGTGATGTGGCTGGACACGCGCAGCGGCTTGACGGAGCAGTGGGCCACGCGGGTGACGCCGGATGGCACCGTGCTGGACCCCAGCGGCTTCGAGGTCCCCTACGTCCCGAACTGCGGCTACAACACGGTAACCTTCGGCGCGGGCAACTACGTCGTCGCCTGCTCGACGGGCATGGTGCGCATCACCCCCGAGGGCGTGGTGGTGGACCCTCAGCCCATCTCGTTCCACACGCCGCTCTCCGGCGGGTACGCGTCCATCGCCTTCAACGGGACGAACTTCCTCATCACCTGGCTCGACCTCGGCGGTAGCGGCACCGGCGCGCTCTACGGGATGATGGTCTCTCCCTCCGGCACCGTCGTGATGCCCCAGAAGCTCCTGTCGCAGTACTCCAACGGCGTCTACGAGGCGGACGTCACCGCCGTCGGCACCTCGTTCCGCGTGGTCTGGACGCTGGCGGCAGACCACATGTACTCCGTCGAGGTGGATGCCAACGGCAACGTGGGCCCCAGGGTGCGGGAGCTCTACGGCAGCAGCAGTGGCCAGGCGCGCTTCCCGGCAATTGCAAGCAACGGCGAGGACTACGCCATCGTCTACCAGTATGGCGACGAGTTCGGAAAAGCCAGCACGTCCATCGGCGGAAGTCTTCGCCAGGCGGATGGCGGGACCAGCTCCTTCACCGTGAGCAACGTCGCGAAGCAGATGCGCCCCGACATCGCCTGGATGCCGCGAGCGGGCGCGTATGGCGTCGTCTGGACGAACACGCGTAACAACAGCACCGACTACACCGAGATTCAAAGTGCGTGGCTGATGCCCGACGCGGGCGTCATCGCGAATGGCAGGATCAGCGCGGCGGTGAGCGGCTTCATGCAGGGCCACGCTCGCATCGCGGCGGGCCCGAGCGGAAGCCTGGTGGTGTGGGACCGGAAGCTCCAGGCCTCGGGAATCGACGTACTCGGCCGGGCGCTGGACGGCTTCGTGCCGGTGACGCTCAGCACCAGCGTCAACTCGCAGACCGCGCCCTCCGTCGCGGCGGGCCCCAACGGCTACTTCGTCGTGTGGAAGGACAGCCGGAGCCACGCGGGGCAGCTCTCGGACCTCTACGGGGCGCGGCTCGGCCCGGCAGGAGAGGTGCTGAATGCGTCGGGCATCACCATTGCCACGACGGTTCGGGACGACGTGGCCCCGGTGGTGACCTGGAATGGCACGGACTGGCTGGTGGCCTGGGTCGAACGGGGCGGCACGGGGAGCGTGCAGTTGCGAGCGCGGCGCGTCTCCGCTACGGGGCAGTGGGTGGACCTCGTGCCCCTCACGCTGGGGTCCGCGAGTTCCGGGAGCGAGCCTGCGGCCGCGCGGGGTAATGCGGGCGCAGTCGTCACCTGGGCGGGTGGCACCCAGGGGGGCGGCATCCAGGCCACCCTGGTCCAAAGTGATGGTGGCGTGACGGCGCTGGGCTCGCTGCCCACGGATGGTGGCGCAACGATGCCCACGGTGGCCGGCAATACCACCCAGTACCTGGTGGCGTGGCAGGACAACGGCGTGCTCAAGGCGCAGCGGTTCAACTCGCAGGGCGTGGCACAGGGCGCACGGTTCGATGCCGGGACGGGCACGCTGGCTTCGGTGGCCAGCGACGGCACGGACTTCCTCGTCACCTCCGCGCAGAACGTGGTGTCGAACACCGCGGACATCCGCGCGACCCGAATCTCCGCCACGGGTCAGGTCGCGAGTTCCTCGGTGCTCGTCGGCCGCGCGACGACAGGCGACTTCCGCTCGGCTGTCGTCTGGGACGGGACGAACTACCTGGCCGCGTGGCGCTCATACAGTTCGAACGGCACGTACGGTGGGCGGCTCTACCAGGCGGCCCGCGTCAACCGGGATGGAGGCGTCGTCGATGCAACGCCCTTCACGCTCTTCGCGGCGTATCCGGAGCAGAAGCCGGACGTGGACGACTACAGCGAGTTGGGGCTGGCTTCGATGGGCGACGGCACGTGGCTCGGTGTGACGTCGCGGCTGGAGCGCGACGCCGGCATCTACGCGCAGCGACTGCGGGCGCGGATGGGTGACTCACGGGTGGCGCTCCAGGCGAACGGCACCAGCGACATGGCCGCCGAAGACACCACGAGCGGACTCCCGAGCGATGCGGTGGCTCCTGGCGAGGCGTTGCTGGAGGACGCGCTCGCGGGAGGAACCGAGGAAGCGGCCTTCGCGGGTGAGCGCCATCCCGGAGAAGGGGGTGCCGGGTGCAGCGCGGCCGGTGGTGGTGCGCCGTGGCTGCTGCTTGCGGCGCTCGGCCTCACTCGGGCGCTCCGGCGGCGTCAGGAGATTCGCTGA
- a CDS encoding pentapeptide repeat-containing protein — protein MTTQRKYGTSPFNVPGEFIGIDFSPDSRHLWAVLFGDENSQLVAFDVESGEVASQRELEGRLRSVYSLPGGAAMVGGWGLIRRVSAKGKTEWALKGVQDFHLAAMNAKRSMFVSIEDGEILVRDAKNTALIHTLQETEGDVYAVTFSADGALMATGSSKGIVRLYDVHTGKERAKRKSTKVLALAFSPSGEHLLVGHGNGAVELWTVQDLKPVRGSVGHHKFDVGGGAGCRWVAFSPDGTRAYSLGNELVLRSWSVPDFDAGPVIEVPDRHMQGSVTALSPDGRWLATGTTPGALSVWSTEDGSARTGAAAPSPILGLALMPDAVVATSNRTCVSWELDTGKATEIPANFPPTDVKALSSGVQVRLDYDSIFVGKSLDAKARESFKLSSYASGPLAISRDETRLAAPAQENVQVWVLKRALLQADLPHKDRVRACAFGPKDAWLATADKALHLWRLGKTPEVIREVSLGVDTMGSRVCGLAVSPRGWIAVSVADDDRDDANSVLLLVDPRSGETVSRLERHDAVLGQVAFVGDARVAVADSLGRLLMVDVANPAKARWLGPDEVEPRPDALIQEVWPLARLGDSVAYVGPDGSVVVETLKPAKVDDGEPFLLEAEVAPKRGGKAKNTVTGRSEDLFEKRLAGTRFLFVGRFRNATPAFREGLLKELGAEVAAKPDAKVTHLVLGVGAAASVAAGLTAKGAQFKKLSENELMKLLLPTSAEATALLRNEVKDSAERWNSWRERYRKARGSSEFSVLLQGIDLAGRDLSGYELLELDFTEGRFSGVDFSKVYLGGANFRHADVSKANFSGGSCTQTIFTGANLRGARFENAELMVTCFDGADLRDVDFSKAKLHWTDFSGADLTGATMSSDLKDLKYDAKTKWPKGFKP, from the coding sequence ATGACCACCCAACGCAAGTACGGCACCTCGCCCTTCAACGTCCCCGGCGAGTTCATCGGAATCGATTTCTCGCCAGACTCACGCCATCTGTGGGCCGTTCTTTTCGGAGACGAGAACTCGCAGCTCGTGGCCTTCGACGTGGAGAGCGGCGAGGTTGCCTCTCAGCGCGAGCTCGAGGGACGTCTGCGGTCGGTCTACTCGCTGCCGGGAGGCGCCGCGATGGTCGGCGGGTGGGGTCTCATCCGCCGCGTCTCCGCCAAGGGGAAGACCGAGTGGGCGCTCAAGGGAGTGCAGGACTTCCACCTGGCCGCGATGAACGCGAAGCGCTCCATGTTCGTCAGCATCGAGGACGGCGAAATCCTGGTGCGCGACGCGAAGAACACCGCCCTCATCCACACCCTCCAGGAGACGGAAGGAGACGTCTACGCCGTCACCTTCAGCGCGGACGGTGCGTTGATGGCCACCGGGTCGTCGAAGGGAATCGTCCGGCTCTACGACGTGCACACCGGCAAGGAGCGGGCGAAGCGGAAGAGCACCAAGGTCCTCGCCCTCGCGTTCTCTCCGTCGGGTGAGCACCTGCTCGTCGGCCATGGCAACGGGGCCGTGGAGCTGTGGACCGTGCAGGACCTGAAGCCCGTGCGCGGGTCCGTGGGCCATCACAAGTTCGACGTGGGCGGCGGCGCGGGGTGTCGCTGGGTCGCCTTCTCCCCGGACGGCACGCGCGCGTACTCGCTCGGCAACGAGCTCGTGCTGCGCTCGTGGAGCGTCCCGGACTTCGACGCGGGCCCGGTCATCGAGGTGCCCGACCGCCACATGCAGGGCTCCGTCACGGCGCTGTCTCCCGACGGGCGCTGGCTCGCCACGGGCACCACTCCGGGCGCGCTGAGCGTGTGGTCGACGGAGGACGGCTCCGCGCGGACCGGGGCCGCCGCTCCTTCTCCCATCCTCGGCCTGGCGCTCATGCCTGATGCCGTCGTCGCCACGTCGAACCGCACCTGCGTCTCGTGGGAGCTCGACACGGGCAAGGCGACGGAGATTCCAGCGAACTTCCCTCCCACGGATGTGAAGGCGCTGTCGTCGGGTGTGCAGGTACGGCTCGACTACGACTCCATCTTCGTCGGCAAGTCGCTCGACGCGAAGGCGCGTGAGTCGTTCAAGCTCTCCAGCTATGCGTCGGGGCCGCTCGCCATCTCCCGGGACGAGACACGGCTCGCTGCGCCGGCCCAGGAGAACGTCCAGGTCTGGGTGCTGAAGCGCGCCCTGCTCCAGGCGGACCTTCCGCACAAGGACCGGGTGCGGGCCTGCGCCTTCGGTCCGAAGGACGCGTGGCTGGCCACCGCGGACAAGGCGCTGCACCTGTGGCGGCTCGGGAAGACGCCCGAGGTGATTCGCGAGGTCTCCCTCGGTGTCGACACGATGGGCTCGCGCGTGTGCGGGCTCGCGGTGTCACCGCGCGGCTGGATTGCGGTCAGCGTCGCCGACGACGACCGGGACGACGCGAACAGCGTGCTGCTCCTGGTGGACCCTCGCAGTGGCGAGACGGTGAGCCGGCTCGAGCGCCACGACGCGGTGCTGGGGCAGGTGGCCTTCGTGGGAGACGCGCGCGTCGCGGTGGCGGACTCGCTGGGACGGCTGCTGATGGTGGACGTGGCCAACCCCGCCAAGGCGCGTTGGCTCGGACCCGACGAAGTGGAGCCCCGGCCCGATGCGTTGATTCAGGAGGTGTGGCCCCTCGCGAGGCTCGGCGACTCGGTGGCCTACGTGGGGCCGGACGGCAGCGTGGTGGTGGAGACGCTGAAGCCCGCGAAAGTCGACGACGGCGAGCCGTTCCTGCTCGAAGCGGAGGTGGCGCCGAAGCGCGGCGGCAAGGCGAAGAACACCGTGACGGGCAGGTCCGAGGACCTGTTCGAGAAGCGCCTCGCTGGAACGCGCTTCCTCTTCGTCGGCCGCTTCAGGAACGCGACTCCTGCGTTCCGCGAGGGGCTGCTGAAGGAGCTCGGCGCGGAGGTGGCGGCGAAGCCCGATGCGAAGGTGACGCACCTGGTGCTGGGAGTCGGCGCCGCGGCCAGCGTGGCGGCGGGGCTGACGGCCAAGGGGGCTCAGTTCAAGAAGCTCTCCGAGAACGAGCTCATGAAGCTCCTGCTGCCCACTTCCGCCGAGGCGACGGCGCTGCTCAGGAACGAGGTGAAGGACAGCGCGGAGCGGTGGAATTCCTGGCGCGAGCGCTACCGGAAGGCCCGCGGCAGCTCGGAGTTCTCCGTGTTGTTGCAGGGTATCGACCTGGCGGGGCGCGACCTGAGCGGGTACGAGTTGCTGGAGCTGGACTTCACCGAGGGCCGGTTCTCCGGAGTGGATTTCTCGAAGGTCTATCTGGGCGGCGCCAACTTCCGCCACGCGGACGTGAGCAAGGCGAACTTCTCAGGAGGCTCCTGCACCCAGACGATCTTCACCGGGGCGAACCTGCGCGGCGCCCGCTTCGAGAACGCAGAGCTGATGGTCACCTGCTTCGACGGCGCGGACCTTCGGGACGTGGACTTCTCGAAGGCCAAACTGCATTGGACTGACTTCAGCGGCGCGGACCTCACGGGGGCAACGATGTCCTCCGACCTGAAGGACCTGAAGTACGACGCGAAGACGAAGTGGCCCAAGGGCTTCAAGCCCTGA